A genomic segment from Neobacillus sp. YX16 encodes:
- a CDS encoding aldo/keto reductase — MEYVKLGNTGLDVSRLCLGCMGFGVAERWVHPWVIDEESSRPIIKKAFELGINFFDTANVYADGTSEEIVGRALKDFANRDEIVLATKVYFPMHEGPNGKGLSRKHIMSEIDKSLKRLGTDYVDLYQIHRWDNNTPIEETMEALHDVVKAGKVRYIGASAMFAWQFLKANHVAEKNGWTRFVSMQNHLNLLYREEEREMLPLCKEEKIGVIPYSPLASGRLTRDWSEATYRSETDQVQRSKYDATADTDRLIAKQVAEIAEKRGVPRAQIALAWLLQKEPVTAPIIGATKISHLEDAVPALSIKLTPEEIASLEEPYVPHPVVGPIV; from the coding sequence ATGGAATATGTGAAACTTGGAAATACGGGTTTGGACGTATCTCGGCTTTGCCTTGGTTGTATGGGGTTTGGTGTTGCGGAACGATGGGTCCATCCATGGGTAATTGATGAAGAGAGCAGCCGTCCAATTATAAAAAAAGCATTTGAGTTAGGAATTAATTTTTTTGACACAGCGAATGTATATGCAGATGGAACAAGCGAAGAAATTGTTGGAAGAGCTCTAAAGGATTTTGCCAATCGGGATGAAATTGTCCTTGCAACCAAAGTTTATTTCCCTATGCATGAAGGTCCAAATGGTAAAGGTCTTTCTCGAAAGCATATTATGAGTGAAATTGACAAGAGTCTTAAACGACTCGGAACAGATTATGTTGATCTGTATCAAATTCACCGCTGGGATAATAACACTCCTATCGAAGAGACAATGGAAGCATTGCATGATGTTGTGAAGGCAGGCAAGGTAAGATACATTGGTGCGTCTGCTATGTTTGCATGGCAGTTTCTAAAAGCGAACCATGTTGCAGAAAAAAATGGGTGGACCCGGTTTGTATCGATGCAAAATCATTTAAACCTTTTGTATCGTGAAGAGGAACGTGAAATGCTGCCGTTATGTAAGGAAGAAAAAATTGGTGTGATTCCCTATAGCCCGCTTGCTTCTGGGAGACTAACGCGAGATTGGTCGGAAGCAACGTATCGTTCCGAAACTGACCAAGTTCAGAGGTCTAAATACGATGCTACTGCTGATACGGACAGATTAATCGCAAAGCAGGTTGCGGAAATAGCCGAAAAACGTGGTGTACCTCGCGCTCAAATTGCACTTGCTTGGTTGTTGCAAAAGGAACCGGTAACAGCACCTATTATAGGAGCTACAAAAATATCACATCTTGAAGATGCCGTACCAGCACTTTCAATTAAGTTAACACCTGAAGAAATAGCATCACTAGAGGAACCATACGTACCGCACCCAGTAGTTGGCCCCATAGTTTAA